The following proteins come from a genomic window of Candidatus Bipolaricaulis sibiricus:
- a CDS encoding ATP-dependent protease La: MSRELAPHELRRVCDPQTFSFATTDSLEPLTDIVGQARAMEALWLGLSLDDPQHRYNLYVSGEPGLGKTSAISRLLAQVSQNRPVPPDICYVHNFRVPHVPRYLLLPAGRGQELKLDMERCIEFLSHELPRVLDSDEFKARAKKERDRFSREREAEFHELERKATQLGFSIQRTPVGINTIPLKEDGTPYSQEEYGSLSEGERSEILRRQEELQGLIRDAFQRLNRLDETWQEAQHLLTKQAVEFLVEPRFAQLRDKYSGLERVQTFLAEVKADILENVEQLQGANKKAPPMLPIPVPDTGDRFLRYRVNVVVDRSGCTGAPVVVEGNATYSNLFGTIERRVQFGAVTTDFTQIRGGALHRANGGYLVLTATNLLRFPLSWEALKIALKAGQIRIEDPAQMLGFASTEGLRPEPLPLDVKILLVGSPYLYYLLHYYDEDFRKFFGIRADFDTEMPWTEESVQALARFVRTCRDDNPAALPFTPSGLARLVEHAAELAGSQTKLATRFGALASLVAEASFWARAAGATAVDGDHVRQAIAKGRHRHSLLAERVREWIRRGKLVVRVHGESVGQVNGLAVIDLGDFAFGKPTRITANVFTARSGVVDIEREAELGGKLHTKGVMILKGYLAAQFGGRKPLSLGASLALEQSYSGVEGDSASAAELFALLSALSGVPARQGVAVTGAVDQKGRLQAIGGINEKVEGHFLVCRELGLDGNQGVILPAANVDDLMLPEDVVQAVAAKRFHLWSCTTVEEGVEVLFGLPAGQPAADGTYPPGTLFHRVEERLNEIRAQLRAERPVPDDEKTA, encoded by the coding sequence ATGAGCCGCGAGCTGGCCCCCCACGAACTCCGCCGGGTGTGCGATCCGCAGACGTTCTCTTTCGCGACCACCGACAGCCTGGAGCCCCTCACGGACATCGTCGGGCAAGCGCGGGCGATGGAAGCCCTCTGGCTCGGGCTCTCGCTTGACGATCCCCAACACCGGTACAACCTCTACGTGTCGGGCGAACCAGGGCTGGGCAAGACCTCCGCCATATCGCGGCTCCTGGCCCAGGTATCCCAGAACAGGCCCGTACCCCCGGACATCTGCTATGTCCACAATTTCCGGGTGCCCCACGTTCCGCGGTACCTCCTCCTGCCCGCAGGACGTGGTCAGGAGCTCAAGCTCGACATGGAGCGCTGCATCGAGTTCCTGTCCCATGAGCTGCCGCGGGTGCTCGATTCCGACGAGTTCAAGGCCCGGGCGAAAAAGGAGCGCGATCGGTTCTCCCGCGAGCGCGAGGCCGAGTTCCACGAACTGGAGAGAAAGGCAACCCAGCTGGGGTTCTCCATCCAGCGCACCCCGGTCGGCATCAACACCATCCCTCTCAAGGAGGACGGGACCCCCTACTCCCAGGAGGAGTACGGATCGCTGTCCGAAGGCGAGCGAAGCGAGATCCTGCGCCGGCAGGAGGAGCTTCAGGGGTTGATCCGGGATGCGTTTCAGCGTCTGAACCGGCTCGACGAGACTTGGCAGGAGGCTCAGCACCTTCTGACCAAACAGGCGGTCGAGTTCCTCGTCGAGCCGCGGTTCGCCCAGCTCCGGGACAAGTACAGCGGCCTCGAGCGGGTGCAGACGTTCCTCGCCGAGGTGAAGGCCGACATCCTGGAGAACGTCGAGCAGCTCCAGGGCGCGAACAAGAAAGCCCCACCCATGCTCCCGATTCCCGTTCCCGACACGGGAGACCGGTTCCTGCGGTATCGGGTCAACGTGGTCGTCGATCGGTCGGGGTGCACTGGAGCGCCGGTGGTCGTGGAGGGCAACGCCACCTACAGCAACCTGTTCGGGACCATTGAGCGTCGCGTCCAGTTCGGTGCCGTGACCACGGACTTCACCCAGATTCGAGGAGGGGCCCTTCATCGGGCGAACGGGGGGTACCTCGTCCTCACCGCGACGAACCTCCTCCGGTTTCCCCTGTCCTGGGAGGCGCTCAAGATCGCGCTCAAGGCCGGGCAGATCCGGATCGAGGACCCCGCGCAAATGCTCGGCTTCGCGTCCACGGAGGGGCTGCGGCCGGAGCCGCTCCCCCTCGATGTGAAGATCCTCCTTGTGGGGTCTCCGTACCTATACTACCTCCTCCACTACTACGACGAGGACTTCCGGAAGTTCTTCGGAATCCGCGCCGACTTCGACACCGAGATGCCCTGGACCGAGGAATCCGTACAGGCCTTGGCCCGGTTCGTGCGAACGTGCCGCGACGACAACCCGGCAGCACTCCCGTTCACACCGTCGGGACTGGCGCGGCTCGTCGAGCACGCCGCGGAACTCGCGGGCAGCCAGACGAAGCTCGCCACCCGGTTCGGAGCGCTGGCTTCGCTGGTGGCCGAGGCCAGCTTCTGGGCACGGGCAGCAGGAGCAACCGCGGTCGACGGGGACCACGTCCGCCAGGCGATCGCCAAGGGGCGGCACCGTCACTCCCTGCTCGCGGAGCGCGTGCGGGAGTGGATCCGTCGGGGCAAGCTCGTCGTTCGCGTCCACGGAGAGTCGGTGGGCCAGGTCAACGGTCTGGCCGTGATCGACCTGGGGGACTTTGCGTTCGGGAAGCCCACGCGGATCACCGCGAACGTGTTCACCGCCAGGAGCGGGGTCGTAGACATCGAACGCGAGGCTGAGCTGGGGGGGAAGCTGCACACGAAGGGGGTCATGATCCTCAAGGGCTACCTCGCTGCCCAGTTCGGGGGACGCAAGCCCCTCTCCCTCGGGGCCAGCCTCGCCCTCGAGCAATCCTACTCCGGGGTCGAGGGGGACTCCGCGTCCGCGGCGGAGCTGTTCGCCCTTCTCTCAGCCCTGTCTGGAGTCCCCGCCCGCCAAGGAGTGGCGGTCACGGGGGCGGTGGACCAGAAGGGCCGGCTCCAGGCGATCGGGGGGATCAACGAGAAGGTCGAGGGCCACTTCCTGGTCTGCCGAGAGCTCGGGCTGGACGGGAACCAGGGTGTGATCCTTCCCGCGGCCAACGTGGACGACCTCATGCTCCCCGAGGACGTGGTCCAGGCCGTCGCAGCGAAACGGTTTCACCTCTGGAGCTGCACCACCGTCGAAGAAGGGGTCGAGGTGCTGTTCGGGCTCCCCGCTGGGCAACCGGCTGCCGACGGAACCTACCCTCCAGGTACCCTCTTCCACCGTGTGGAAGAGCGCCTGAACGAGATCCGCGCCCAGCTCCGGGCCGAGCGGCCGGTTCCGGACGACGAGAAGACCGCCTGA